The Mya arenaria isolate MELC-2E11 chromosome 16, ASM2691426v1 genome includes a window with the following:
- the LOC128222173 gene encoding uncharacterized protein LOC128222173 — MAESIDTRHENWHRVVWGLLYVREGLQGYVDAKGKQQYQTFMNNVNAKCNNQICDQCQINSKCINGRTKVTGKSPFRPGHFCDEMNKEVQSNHGRNNPLWTNTDSTKWLDQHVGYWEVAKCYLSSAGYLDKTGPNQVDASGLLSICINSSFIKQHISNIQRFEEVRSIRNKTLHDARYELEGKTADDYLDKMISVLEDPQELMHDAFAKQAAYHIRKIKARTERTPAILTDALQNRLHTDFDVDKFPKELEDLMYNKLSEELKEFIVEEVKHELKHCSDDRDNGEREQKVEELRQRLVKYYQKQLNNTPISPLLSDKDEKLDKFYVPPKIVEKNPRKVGDVKEENGTPVTSYRQMFCKGGELTHHVFIIGEAGMGKSSCAAMCALKWANQFSSTKTSNDTDINASHQTPFQRLRSEWEHRIQLNNRNAHTYHPEKEQDAQFQDDTFYKEIEFLFHLKLRESCELCDLTEMIQNQLISRIYQKDVRNDAYSTMQHVLSNHKCMIIADGLDEWAHPDSMNCNCTEEDKVIPYLMPTIDAVMLITSRPSRISQQRIKHTKIDKYLEIEGAADIKLLNQKILNTLNETVTEKKTLQDFGIFVERMRLTRLLLVPLMSMLLVCLWFEGMHKISSLCDIYAYTIEMMLGRRALSPGTVSEKDIIFPKCFEHTKYVKEFYSIVMEMAKLAFTTLFLDKKKLSLVFDKVDCLAHNTRLCLLESGILQETKAASLIRKSSNYSFIHKTVQEFLAAIYVSYHPKEIHTLLAPFNEKNGDMSDVSQVFIFMCGLNIELANEMSAMISKRTVFDRTFHTDLKVRHTLRQIVSGYKEAQANQVSNIQLSLCIYDYSYTTDTEILNDLLSINKYRVSNISTRSSGTSHAKLQEVFCSSTDTLTNVCIHGLAGQYDLSACNRLQYLTIGGSETTDIVVNISSLVSLVLQCVSKTVEYSILQLFPNESNILEKLCIENSNNTSSICKILPQLTHLRYLEITRTDFGDFVLSIPDAVTEVRMITVTITARLLLELVRWQESSKHTVVCSLSECTIEPKMEYDDIIRYMQTKNFKDDFNSYFTGKTLVFERNIWPNAEENKGPKCTNVVINAETEKPSKSLTNAEKNKGPKCSNVVINAETEKPSKTWTNAEENKGPKCTNVAKMEKRSKFRNLKCIVL; from the exons ATGGCTGAGAGTATCGATACAAGACACGAGAACTGGCATAGAGTGGTCTGGGGACTCCTGTACGTGAGAGAAGGACTTCAGGGATACGTAGATGCAAAAGGCAAACAACAGTACCAAACGTTCATGAACAATGTTAACGCGAAGTGTAATAACCAAATATGTGACCAATGTCAGATCAACAGTAAATGCATAAATGGCAGGACTAAAGTGACAGGAAAATCTCCATTCAGGCCGGGCCATTTCTGTGATGAAATGAACAAAGAGGTACAAAGTAATCATGGTAGAAATAATCCATTGTGGACTAATACAGACTCTACTAAATGGCTTGATCAGCACGTCGGTTACTGGGAGGTTGCCAAGTGTTATCTCAGTTCAGCCGGTTACTTGGACAAAACGGGGCCAAATCAGGTGGATGCTTCAGGACTTTTAAGCATATGTATAAACAGTTCGTttatcaaacaacacatttCGAATATTCAGCGATTTGAAGAG GTGCGATCCATAAGGAACAAGACTCTGCACGACGCCCGCTATGAGCTTGAGGGAAAAACAGCAGACGACTATCTGGACAAGATGATTTCCGTACTGGAAGACCCACAGGAACTCATGCATGATGCATTTGCTAAGCAAGCCGCTTATCACATAAGAAAG aTCAAAGCCAGGACTGAACGGACACCGGCTATTTTGACTGACGCCTTACAGAATAGACTGCACACAGACTTCGACGTCGACAAATTTCCTAAAGAGCTCGAGGATTTGATGTATAATAAGCTCAGTGAGGAACTTAAAGAATTTATAGTTGAAG AAGTCAAACATGAGCTGAAGCACTGTTCAGATGACAGAGATAACGGTGAAAGGGAGCAAAAAGTGGAAG AACTACGTCAGCGGCTTGTCAAGTACTACCAGAAACAACTCAACAACACGCCTATATCGCCCTTGCTATCAGACAAGGACGAGAAGCTAGACAAGTTTTACGTTCCTCCGAAGATCGTCGAGAAGAATCCCAGAAAAGTTGGTGATGTTAAGGAAGAAAACGGAACTCCTGTGACATCTTACAGACAAATGTTCTGTAAAGGAGGTGAATTAACCCATCACGTGTTCATTATAGGCGAAGCCGGAATGGGAAAGTCATCCTGCGCCGCAATGTGTGCCTTAAAATGGGCAAATCAGTTTTCATCAACGAAAACGTCCAATGACACGGACATAAATGCTTCACATCAAACGCCTTTTCAGCGTCTTAGGTCGGAATGGGAACATCGTATACAATTAAACAACCGCAATGCACATACTTACCATCCCGAAAAAGAGCAGGATGCCCAATTTCAGGATGATACTTTCTACAAGGAAATCGAGTTTTTATTTCACCTTAAGCTGCGAGAAAGCTGCGAGCTCTGCGACTTGACGGAAATGATACAAAATCAGTTGATCAGTCGAATTTACCAAAAAGACGTGAGGAATGATGCTTATTCCACTATGCAGCATGTTCTGTCCAATCACAAGTGTATGATCATAGCAGATGGCCTGGACGAGTGGGCCCATCCAGATAGCATGAACTGCAACTGTACAGAAGAAGACAAAGTTATTCCATATTTAATGCCAACAATAGATGCAGTTATGTTGATAACATCACGCCCCTCGAGAATATCACAACAACGCATAAAACATACGAAAATAGACAAATATCTAGAGATAGAGGGGGCAGCAGATATAAAGTTGCTAAACcagaaaatattgaacactCTTAATGAAACGGTtacagaaaagaaaacattgcAAGACTTCGGCATATTTGTTGAGAGAATGAGACTCACACGTCTGTTATTGGTACCTTTAATGTCAATGTTGCTGGTATGTTTGTGGTTTGAGGGAATGCATAAGATATCTTCCCTGTGTGACATATACGCATATACCATTGAAATGATGTTAGGGAGACGCGCTCTTTCTCCGGGTACGGTTTCGGAAAAAGATATAATTTTCCCAAAGTGTTTCGAGcatacaaaatatgtaaaagaatTCTATAGCATTGTTATGGAAATGGCAAAACTTGCTTTTACGACACtatttttggacaaaaaaaaattgtcattgGTATTTGATAAGGTTGACTGTTTGGCTCACAACACTCGTTTGTGTCTTTTGGAATCGGGAATTTTGCAAGAAACAAAAGCAGCCTCTTTGATTAGAAAGTCCTCAAATTACTCTTTTATCCACAAAACCGTTCAGGAATTTCTTGCTGCAATATACGTGTCATACCATCCCAAAGAGATCCATACATTATTAGCACCATTTAACGAGAAAAACGGTGATATGTCGGATGTTTCACaggtttttattttcatgtgcGGTCTGAATATTGAGTTAGCAAATGAAATGTCTGCCATGATATCGAAGAGGACAGTCTTCGATCGAACGTTCCATACGGATCTTAAAGTCCGGCACACTCTGCGTCAGATTGTTTCGGGTTATAAGGAGGCCCAAGCCAATCAAGTGTCGAATATTCAGCTATCTCTGTGCATCTATGATTATAGTTATACTACCGACACCGAAATATTAAATGACCTGTTATCAATTAACAAGTACAGAGTAAGCAATATTTCTACAAGGAGTTCCGGTACAAGCCATGCAAAACTCCAGGAGGTGTTCTGTAGCTCCACGGACACTCTTAccaatgtttgtatacatgGCCTTGCTGGACAGTATGACCTTTCTGCGTGCAACCGTCTGCAATATTTAACAATAGGTGGATCTGAGACAACCGATATCGTGGTTAATATTAGTAGTTTAGTTTCATTGGTTTTACAATGTGTTTCAAAAACTGTTGAATACAGTATATTGCAGTTATTTCCGAATGAATCGAACATATTAGAAAAATTGTGTATAGAAAACAGTAACAACACAAGCTCAATCTGTAAGATACTTCCACAACTGACACATTTAAGATACTTGGAAATAACGCGAACAGACTTCGGCGATTTCGTTTTATCTATCCCAGACGCTGTCACTGAAGTAAGAATGATCACGGTGACAATAACAGCGCGGTTGTTGCTAGAGCTGGTGAGATGGCAAGAAAGCAGCAAGCATACAGTGGTATGTAGTCTAAGCGAGTGTACTATTGAACCAAAAATGGAGTACGACGATATTATACGATATATGCAGACGAAGAATTTCAAAGATGATTTTAATTCTTATTTCACTGGCAAAACGTTAGtctttgaaagaaatatttggcCAAACGCAGAGGAAAATAAAGGCCCGAAGTGTACAAATGTTGTGATTAATGCAGAGACGGAGAAACCCTCGAAGTCTTTGACAAacgcagaaaaaaataaaggcCCGAAGTGTTCAAATGTTGTTATTAATGCAGAGACGGAGAAACCCTCGAAGACTTGGACAAACGCAGAGGAAAATAAAGGCCCGAAGTGTACAAATGTTGCAAAGATGGAGAAACGCTCGAAGTTTAGAAATCTGAAGTGTATTGTATTGTGA